Proteins from one Microbacterium hatanonis genomic window:
- a CDS encoding TetR family transcriptional regulator: protein MTVRERSRDAFRLELAQAAVNVLAARGFEQVTVEDLAQHLGISRATFFRYFGSKDDVVVAVIQNPGLAYAAALREAPYDRDTSAWVLLRAAFEPAVTQSERDPARLRARLRMISGLPGLRARIAEKRLHQVADVSNALAERIGDEDVARTLTVAAYAAVDLAWEKWASAEEGSFRAVLDRTFRDLGKA from the coding sequence ATGACGGTCCGCGAGCGCTCTCGAGACGCCTTCCGCCTTGAGCTCGCTCAAGCGGCGGTCAACGTGCTCGCCGCCCGCGGTTTCGAGCAGGTGACCGTTGAGGATCTCGCGCAACATCTCGGGATCTCCCGAGCGACGTTCTTCCGATACTTCGGGTCAAAGGACGACGTCGTCGTCGCCGTCATCCAGAACCCGGGTTTGGCGTATGCCGCCGCTCTTCGCGAGGCTCCTTACGACCGGGACACCTCGGCCTGGGTACTGCTGCGTGCGGCGTTCGAGCCAGCCGTGACCCAGTCGGAACGAGACCCGGCCCGGCTCCGTGCCCGGCTTCGGATGATCTCCGGGCTTCCCGGCTTGCGCGCCCGTATTGCCGAAAAACGCTTGCACCAAGTCGCCGACGTCTCCAACGCACTCGCGGAGCGCATCGGAGATGAGGACGTGGCCCGGACGCTCACGGTTGCGGCGTATGCCGCCGTCGACCTTGCTTGGGAGAAATGGGCGTCAGCCGAGGAGGGCTCGTTCCGCGCCGTGCTCGACCGCACCTTTCGTGACCTCGGCAAGGCGTGA
- a CDS encoding TetR/AcrR family transcriptional regulator, with amino-acid sequence MSRPGTHATTPARREQIVRAALASFAQHGFERASLRDIAGRADMTHAALLRHFSGKDELLLAALALSDADDEQMAARIAASDLPPRQILGAVLEEEFARPDYQRSLLLLTVAATDPDHPAHTYFVGRRERLRTRFTTTLLAGDGDGTALTADERVTLVLAMIDGLRIQTLLDPERASIGLLDAFMGLIGAGDAPSAA; translated from the coding sequence ATGTCCCGCCCCGGCACTCACGCCACGACACCCGCCCGACGTGAGCAGATCGTCCGCGCCGCGCTGGCGAGCTTCGCTCAGCACGGTTTCGAGCGGGCGTCACTGCGCGACATCGCGGGTCGGGCGGACATGACTCATGCCGCGCTCCTCCGTCACTTTTCTGGAAAGGACGAGTTGCTCCTCGCTGCCCTGGCGCTGAGCGACGCGGACGATGAGCAGATGGCAGCGCGTATCGCAGCGTCAGATCTACCTCCGCGCCAGATCTTGGGTGCGGTACTCGAGGAGGAGTTCGCGCGTCCTGACTATCAGCGGAGCCTCCTCCTGTTGACTGTCGCGGCCACGGACCCGGACCACCCCGCTCACACCTACTTCGTGGGACGCCGCGAGAGGTTACGAACGCGATTCACGACGACCCTCCTCGCGGGCGACGGCGACGGGACTGCCCTCACCGCTGATGAGCGAGTGACCCTCGTCCTCGCGATGATTGACGGCCTGCGGATCCAAACACTTCTTGACCCTGAACGAGCATCCATCGGACTGCTCGACGCCTTCATGGGCTTGATTGGAGCGGGCGACGCACCGAGCGCGGCATAA
- a CDS encoding DUF5597 domain-containing protein: MTHSHDTPLLPRHGFEDGLPRVAQTASGAQLIVDGRPFLSLGGELHNSSPSSPAYMAPIWKALGEKGVSSVIGAASWQLVEPQEGVFDFTAVDDQVAQARAQGIRLVLIWFGSYKNAESSYAPSWVRRDEARFPRAERDEERLLTGRFSLDGPILSVFSEELVEADARAFAALMRHLKRIDPDHTVIAVQVQNEVGLLGDSRDRSALAEQAWEGQVPLELLQGLARRGDDLEPWVSEIWERRGSLTSGTWAEVFGEDRDAEEIFMSWGFSTFVDRVASAGVAEHPLPVYTNAWLGPQPNADIPGRYPSGGPVSRMLDIWQIGAPTLDFLSPDIYIDAFDETLSAYGVNGNGIFVPEARPDPGLAFVAVGAHNAMGFHPFGIEEVLDNDELFLAFAAMQDMSDVITAAQASGDIHGFRLVTGEMETVELGGYSVTISGPLDTRGMFGAGTGEEAAMLTGYGLIVRTSDDQFVVLARGISLKFAQKDAVVELDTLVEGTFAQGRWAPRRTLNGDERYFMFPKNGLRTVRVDLLRRPR, encoded by the coding sequence ATGACGCACTCACACGACACTCCCCTGCTACCTCGTCACGGTTTCGAAGACGGCCTGCCGCGTGTGGCGCAAACTGCCAGCGGCGCACAGCTCATCGTCGACGGCCGGCCATTCCTCTCGCTGGGCGGGGAACTGCACAACTCGAGCCCGTCAAGTCCCGCCTACATGGCCCCGATCTGGAAAGCCCTTGGCGAGAAGGGCGTCAGCTCCGTCATCGGCGCGGCGAGTTGGCAGCTCGTCGAGCCTCAAGAAGGGGTATTCGATTTCACCGCGGTGGACGACCAGGTTGCGCAGGCTAGGGCGCAGGGCATCCGACTTGTGCTCATCTGGTTCGGCTCCTATAAGAACGCTGAGTCCTCGTACGCGCCGAGCTGGGTGCGCCGAGACGAGGCTCGGTTCCCGCGTGCGGAACGCGACGAGGAGCGGCTCCTCACCGGTCGGTTCAGCCTCGACGGGCCCATCCTCAGCGTTTTCAGCGAGGAGTTGGTGGAGGCTGATGCGCGAGCGTTCGCTGCGCTGATGCGCCACCTGAAGCGAATCGACCCGGATCACACGGTTATCGCGGTCCAGGTGCAGAACGAGGTCGGGCTTCTCGGAGACAGCCGGGACAGAAGCGCTCTCGCCGAGCAGGCATGGGAAGGGCAAGTGCCGCTCGAGCTCCTGCAGGGTCTCGCACGTCGCGGGGACGACCTCGAACCCTGGGTGAGCGAAATATGGGAGCGGCGTGGATCACTGACCTCCGGAACGTGGGCCGAGGTGTTCGGCGAAGACCGCGACGCCGAAGAGATCTTCATGAGTTGGGGATTCAGCACCTTCGTCGACCGCGTCGCAAGCGCGGGCGTCGCCGAGCATCCCCTGCCCGTGTACACGAATGCGTGGCTCGGCCCCCAGCCGAACGCGGACATCCCCGGCCGGTATCCCAGCGGCGGTCCCGTATCGCGAATGCTCGACATCTGGCAGATCGGCGCCCCCACCCTCGACTTCCTGTCCCCCGACATCTACATCGACGCGTTCGATGAAACGCTCAGCGCCTACGGCGTGAACGGCAACGGGATCTTCGTGCCGGAAGCACGTCCAGATCCCGGTCTCGCGTTCGTCGCGGTGGGCGCTCACAACGCAATGGGTTTCCACCCTTTCGGGATCGAGGAAGTACTCGACAATGACGAGCTCTTCCTCGCCTTCGCCGCGATGCAAGACATGAGTGACGTAATCACCGCGGCACAAGCCTCTGGCGACATCCACGGATTCCGTCTCGTCACAGGGGAAATGGAAACCGTTGAGCTCGGCGGGTACAGCGTGACCATCTCCGGCCCGCTCGATACACGGGGCATGTTCGGAGCCGGCACGGGCGAGGAGGCCGCCATGCTCACCGGCTACGGTCTCATCGTTCGCACGTCAGACGACCAGTTCGTCGTGCTTGCTCGAGGCATCTCGCTGAAGTTCGCTCAGAAGGACGCCGTCGTCGAGCTCGACACCCTTGTCGAGGGAACCTTCGCTCAGGGTCGTTGGGCGCCTCGTCGCACACTCAACGGGGACGAGCGCTATTTCATGTTCCCCAAGAACGGTTTGCGGACTGTACGGGTCGACCTACTGCGCCGACCACGATAA
- a CDS encoding family 43 glycosylhydrolase, whose protein sequence is MTRILCNPMDLEYRYQDIRFSGVVGGVTLGEATRNVHREAADPSLVLYQDRYFLFASMSRGFWHSADLHAWTYQATEKLPPFDYAPDVRVVNGALLISASRKQGSSPFFRSVDPLTDDFEEVSPGPFSFWDPSLFQDDDGRIYLYWGCDNKQPITGVELDDRLEPIGEPVELLSSDVSSHGWERTGENYLLPEPKTPRERQVAAFQSSAPYMEGAWMTRHAGRYYLQYAAPGTQFNTYADGYYTADRPLGPFTYSTASPFSSKPGGFAPGAGHGSTIQDRHGNWWHAATMRISVNGVFERRLGLFPAGFDADGTLTCNQNFGDYPFAVPDESFDPWEKTAPEWMLLSYRSAATASSSAAGQDASLAVNEDIQTWWAAAHPGAGEWVAVDLGAVCTVASVQVNLADHIVAPHAAKLDEGSDGGHTWRGIYREHTPAVVMVEGSRDGEVWETVHDGRLDGRDRPHALVTLDEPRELRHLRVTAASVPFDGVFAVSGLRVFGRSAQALPAQAAPTAVRVDPLMARVSWPAVPGAMGYNVRYGGSADRLYRSWLVYDQCDLDIRSLNADEDTWFAVDAFNGAGVTTGAPVPALAS, encoded by the coding sequence GTGACGCGCATCCTGTGCAACCCCATGGACCTCGAGTACCGGTACCAGGACATCCGCTTCAGCGGAGTAGTCGGTGGCGTCACGCTCGGTGAAGCCACGCGCAATGTCCACCGAGAAGCAGCCGACCCGTCTCTCGTGCTCTACCAGGACCGCTACTTCTTGTTCGCCTCAATGTCGCGAGGATTTTGGCACTCTGCCGACCTTCACGCCTGGACATACCAGGCCACCGAAAAGCTTCCCCCCTTCGATTACGCGCCCGACGTTCGAGTGGTGAACGGCGCGCTGCTCATCAGCGCCTCGCGCAAGCAGGGCAGCTCCCCGTTCTTCCGCAGCGTCGACCCGCTCACCGACGACTTCGAGGAAGTCTCGCCGGGGCCCTTCTCTTTCTGGGACCCCAGCCTCTTCCAGGATGATGACGGGCGCATCTATCTCTACTGGGGCTGCGACAACAAGCAGCCCATCACCGGGGTCGAGCTCGATGACAGGCTCGAGCCCATCGGCGAACCTGTGGAGCTTCTCTCGTCGGATGTCTCCTCGCACGGGTGGGAGCGGACGGGCGAGAACTACCTTCTCCCCGAACCGAAAACCCCTCGCGAGCGGCAGGTCGCCGCTTTCCAAAGCAGCGCCCCATACATGGAGGGCGCCTGGATGACCAGGCACGCCGGGCGCTACTACTTGCAGTACGCGGCTCCAGGCACCCAGTTCAATACCTACGCCGACGGTTACTACACGGCAGACCGCCCCCTCGGTCCGTTCACGTATTCGACGGCCAGCCCGTTCTCCTCGAAACCCGGCGGGTTCGCACCAGGTGCGGGACACGGCAGCACCATCCAGGACCGGCATGGCAACTGGTGGCATGCCGCAACGATGCGCATCAGCGTGAACGGCGTGTTCGAGCGCCGTCTTGGCCTGTTCCCGGCTGGATTCGATGCCGATGGAACCCTTACGTGCAACCAGAATTTCGGCGACTACCCTTTCGCGGTGCCAGATGAATCATTCGATCCATGGGAGAAGACCGCCCCCGAGTGGATGCTTCTGTCCTACCGTTCGGCTGCGACCGCATCGTCCTCGGCAGCGGGGCAAGACGCCTCGCTAGCGGTGAACGAAGATATCCAAACTTGGTGGGCAGCCGCCCACCCGGGGGCGGGGGAGTGGGTCGCGGTCGACCTGGGCGCCGTCTGCACCGTAGCCTCCGTCCAAGTGAACCTCGCAGACCACATCGTCGCCCCTCACGCCGCGAAGCTCGACGAGGGTTCCGACGGCGGGCACACCTGGCGCGGTATCTACCGGGAGCACACGCCTGCCGTCGTGATGGTGGAGGGGTCGCGCGATGGTGAGGTTTGGGAGACCGTGCATGATGGTCGCCTCGATGGGCGGGACAGACCGCACGCGCTCGTTACTCTCGACGAGCCTCGCGAGTTGAGGCATCTGCGCGTGACCGCGGCGAGCGTGCCTTTCGACGGGGTATTCGCGGTCAGCGGCTTGCGCGTGTTTGGCCGCTCCGCGCAGGCGCTACCTGCGCAGGCTGCCCCGACCGCGGTACGCGTCGACCCGTTGATGGCACGCGTCAGTTGGCCGGCGGTCCCCGGTGCGATGGGTTACAACGTCCGTTATGGAGGCTCCGCGGATCGGCTGTACCGCAGTTGGCTCGTCTACGACCAGTGCGACCTGGACATTCGGTCCCTGAATGCGGACGAGGACACATGGTTCGCAGTCGATGCGTTCAACGGGGCGGGCGTGACGACCGGCGCCCCCGTACCGGCCCTGGCGTCGTAG
- a CDS encoding MFS transporter: MPGSPLPSASARPGLIVGVLAFAGMAASFMQTILIPIQAELPQLLGASRDDTAWVITVTLLVSAVCTPISGKLGDMYGKRRVALVLLMILVAGSVICALSPTVVPLIIGRGLQGAGMGVVPLGISILRDAVPPHRLGSAIALVSATLGVGGALGLPLSAYVTENFDWHALFWLAAVISLVALILFAVVVPADTVRNGGRLDLIGALGLALGLVGILLAVSKGNQWGWTSPATLSCLIGGVVVLLVWGVYELRVTNPLVDIRVSARGPVLMTNLASIAMGFALFSSSIVFPQLLGLPTQTGGLGLTLLSASFVLMPSGLAMLAMSPVAGRLERRLGPKPLLVAGALLIALSYIGALAFDLDVALVLVFNILIGVGIGLGYAAMPTLIMQAVPRSETGAANGLNTLMRALGTSIAAAVVAVILTESSVAFGDVMVPSSAGFQAAFACGLAAAAVCAVIAFFIPKPKPHPEEQASLPEGVL, encoded by the coding sequence ATGCCCGGCAGCCCTTTGCCCTCCGCTTCGGCTCGCCCGGGGCTCATCGTCGGCGTTCTCGCCTTCGCAGGAATGGCAGCGTCATTCATGCAGACGATCCTCATCCCGATACAGGCGGAGTTGCCGCAGTTATTGGGTGCGAGCCGTGACGACACCGCGTGGGTGATCACCGTCACGCTCCTCGTCTCGGCCGTATGCACCCCCATCTCGGGGAAGCTCGGCGACATGTACGGGAAGCGCCGAGTGGCGTTGGTGCTGCTGATGATCCTGGTGGCGGGCTCGGTCATCTGTGCTTTGTCGCCGACCGTGGTGCCGCTCATCATTGGTCGCGGACTGCAGGGTGCAGGAATGGGTGTCGTTCCACTGGGAATCTCGATCCTTCGCGACGCCGTGCCTCCGCACAGGTTGGGTTCGGCGATTGCCCTGGTGAGCGCGACTCTCGGCGTCGGCGGCGCGCTGGGCCTCCCGCTGAGCGCCTATGTCACGGAGAACTTCGACTGGCACGCGCTGTTCTGGTTGGCTGCGGTCATCAGCCTGGTCGCGCTCATCCTGTTTGCCGTAGTGGTGCCAGCGGATACGGTACGAAACGGTGGCCGCCTCGACCTCATAGGCGCGCTGGGACTCGCACTCGGGCTGGTCGGTATCCTGCTCGCGGTGTCGAAGGGGAATCAGTGGGGGTGGACATCACCCGCCACGCTGAGCTGCCTCATCGGCGGCGTCGTGGTCTTGTTGGTGTGGGGTGTTTACGAACTGCGCGTGACCAATCCGCTCGTAGACATTCGAGTGAGTGCCCGCGGCCCGGTGCTCATGACAAACCTGGCGTCTATAGCGATGGGCTTTGCGCTCTTCTCCTCGAGCATCGTGTTCCCACAACTCCTCGGCCTGCCCACACAGACGGGCGGGCTCGGTCTGACCCTACTGAGCGCGAGCTTTGTTCTCATGCCGTCGGGGTTGGCGATGCTCGCGATGTCGCCGGTAGCCGGCCGCCTGGAACGGCGGCTCGGACCAAAGCCGTTGCTCGTCGCGGGAGCGCTGCTTATTGCTCTCAGCTACATCGGCGCACTCGCGTTTGATCTCGACGTGGCGCTCGTACTCGTCTTCAACATCCTCATCGGAGTTGGCATCGGGCTTGGGTATGCAGCTATGCCGACGCTCATCATGCAGGCTGTGCCTCGGAGCGAGACGGGCGCTGCCAACGGGCTCAACACGCTCATGAGGGCTCTGGGCACGAGCATCGCGGCCGCGGTCGTCGCAGTAATCCTCACCGAGTCGTCCGTCGCGTTTGGTGACGTGATGGTGCCGTCGTCTGCGGGCTTCCAGGCTGCGTTCGCCTGCGGACTTGCCGCGGCGGCTGTGTGCGCAGTCATCGCCTTCTTTATCCCGAAGCCGAAGCCGCACCCTGAGGAGCAGGCGTCGCTGCCCGAGGGTGTCTTGTAA
- a CDS encoding MFS transporter — MSNNQSERDATIENVVASQPVAGASPDALPLESERPAAPSEPQVPMSRSYIFWLMLASFGGSIAMMVPLSYGIALRLSELAPGREEVLGYITGSAQLVFLVLSPMIGIWSDRFRSRLGRRAPFLFLGAAVGLVGLVIIGLAPSIPLIAVGWIIGMLGWSTTGAAVQNIQADKLPENQRGKVSALTGLMTQIAPVLGIGIAYAVSSSTFLVFLVPGLIGAVLLVLFPLIKPEGSSKNITVDSSVTLRKVVAGYGFNPRKYPDFAWNWLGRFFFFFGLYFNTTFGTFFYAQRLDLPVREVAGVVATVGMLGVVAAAGGALLGGFLSDKLKRRRLFVIIAAILFVAGAIFEAFAYSLPQLIVGAVLMQLAIAVFATVNQAMVFAILPNRSEAGRYMAVVAFAQKIPSAVAPLIAPLIITIGAVGADKNYTALYLGGAVLALVGGLIILFKVKSVR, encoded by the coding sequence GTGTCCAATAACCAATCAGAGCGCGACGCAACTATCGAGAACGTGGTGGCTTCGCAGCCAGTGGCGGGGGCAAGCCCCGACGCGCTGCCCCTGGAGAGTGAGCGGCCGGCGGCCCCGAGCGAGCCCCAGGTCCCGATGAGTCGCAGCTACATCTTCTGGTTGATGCTCGCCAGCTTCGGTGGCTCAATCGCCATGATGGTGCCTTTGTCTTACGGCATCGCGCTGCGACTGTCCGAGCTGGCACCCGGTCGCGAAGAGGTGCTGGGGTACATCACCGGGTCAGCGCAGCTCGTATTCCTCGTCCTCAGCCCCATGATTGGTATCTGGAGCGACCGGTTCCGTTCCCGGCTCGGACGGCGCGCGCCGTTCCTCTTCCTCGGAGCCGCCGTCGGTCTCGTAGGCCTGGTCATCATCGGCTTGGCGCCTTCGATTCCGCTCATCGCGGTGGGATGGATCATCGGCATGCTGGGGTGGTCGACCACCGGCGCCGCAGTACAGAACATTCAGGCCGACAAGCTCCCGGAGAACCAGCGCGGCAAGGTCTCAGCGCTCACGGGTCTTATGACGCAGATCGCACCGGTGCTCGGCATCGGCATCGCCTACGCGGTCTCCTCGAGCACCTTCCTCGTTTTCCTCGTTCCCGGTCTCATCGGCGCGGTTCTGCTCGTGCTCTTCCCGCTCATCAAGCCGGAAGGCAGTTCGAAGAACATCACCGTCGATTCGAGCGTCACCCTCCGCAAGGTCGTCGCCGGCTACGGGTTCAACCCCCGTAAGTACCCGGACTTCGCGTGGAACTGGCTCGGCCGTTTCTTCTTCTTCTTCGGCTTGTACTTCAACACCACCTTTGGCACCTTCTTCTACGCGCAGAGACTGGACCTGCCGGTGCGAGAGGTTGCCGGCGTTGTAGCGACCGTCGGAATGCTGGGCGTCGTCGCCGCAGCAGGCGGTGCACTTCTCGGCGGCTTCCTCTCGGACAAGCTGAAGAGGCGCCGCCTCTTCGTCATCATCGCAGCCATTCTGTTCGTCGCTGGAGCCATCTTCGAGGCCTTTGCGTACTCGCTCCCGCAGCTCATTGTCGGTGCCGTGCTCATGCAGCTCGCCATCGCGGTGTTCGCCACTGTGAATCAGGCCATGGTGTTCGCGATTCTGCCCAACCGCTCAGAAGCTGGTCGCTACATGGCGGTCGTGGCCTTCGCTCAGAAGATCCCGAGCGCGGTGGCGCCGCTTATCGCCCCGCTGATAATCACCATCGGCGCGGTCGGCGCGGATAAGAACTACACGGCGCTGTACCTCGGCGGCGCGGTCCTCGCCCTCGTCGGCGGTCTCATCATCCTCTTCAAGGTCAAATCCGTACGTTGA
- a CDS encoding family 78 glycoside hydrolase catalytic domain, producing the protein MNRTPHNLGIDSGGDQFLVSGSRPRLSFQAPAAIGNQTSYELEAAVDGRPLEAVSIDGARHLFVEWPWSSLHSRERVKWRVRVTGIEAVSDWSTWHEFEVGLLDEDWRADWISPAEDGEPGPGKRPAYSLAAEFDLESEVATARLYATALGVYNAHVNGQRAGTAELSPGSTSYDSTLYAQAADVTGALLIGPNRIELELSDGWFRGEVGAFRMPAGWGATTAARAELHIEHVDGQRSVIRTDASWSSARTVITRASLMDGETVDLTAAMDEAEPARVSQVDAPPITWSPAPPIRVIESRTPVSLTQLREGVWVADFGQNASGWLKLTDLGPAGTRTIVDYGEFVAANGDLSTSHLDSTRPGEPPVTFVQRDEVTSDGSQAVFEPRHTVHGFQYARISREDAPLDAASVSMQIVHTDLRRVGEFESSAGDLNRLHEIADWSFRGNAVDVPTDCPTRERLAWTGDYQVFAPTATRLFDVLGFTRKWLQSVRDDQLADGRIANFSPDGRRIKNKLDDQFAQMTGSAGWGDAIVAVPWEMYQSYGDTEILAENWDAMTRWVEWALGSARTARHHSREQRSPEPAAHEQFLWDGSFHWGEWIEPKEKDADGNPINPVQQNPMAWFMADKGEVGTAYLHRSTLTLARIAQLLGNDDAYARYASLSERILQAWRTEFLRADGRTTTDTQAAYVRAIAFGLIPDELRAAAAARLVELIRSADTHLGTGFLSTGDLLPVLAENGYGDVAYELLLQRTAPSWLYMVDRGATTIWEEWEGIDDKGNAHESLNHYSKGAVIRFLHTHVLGLRQESSSVAWESFRVAPVPGGGLTWARGHHDGPQGRIEASWKLEGDDLEVTVVVPPGSSARVVFPSGRTEVAGAGRSTFRSR; encoded by the coding sequence ATGAACCGCACGCCTCACAACCTTGGTATCGACAGCGGGGGTGACCAGTTCCTGGTCTCCGGATCGCGACCGCGGCTCTCGTTCCAAGCCCCGGCTGCCATCGGAAATCAGACCTCGTACGAACTTGAGGCTGCAGTCGACGGGCGGCCCCTGGAGGCGGTGTCGATTGATGGGGCTCGCCACCTCTTCGTCGAGTGGCCCTGGTCGAGCCTTCACAGTCGAGAGCGAGTGAAGTGGCGCGTGCGTGTCACCGGGATCGAAGCTGTCTCGGACTGGTCGACGTGGCATGAGTTCGAGGTAGGGCTCCTTGATGAGGACTGGCGAGCCGACTGGATCTCGCCCGCAGAGGACGGCGAGCCGGGCCCGGGTAAGAGACCGGCTTACTCCCTCGCCGCCGAGTTCGATCTCGAGTCCGAGGTAGCAACGGCCCGCCTCTACGCCACAGCGCTCGGTGTCTACAACGCCCACGTGAACGGGCAGAGGGCTGGAACCGCGGAGCTGTCTCCCGGGTCGACCTCGTACGACTCCACTCTCTACGCGCAGGCCGCCGACGTCACGGGCGCGCTCCTCATCGGCCCCAACCGCATCGAACTGGAACTCTCGGACGGCTGGTTCCGCGGCGAAGTGGGAGCGTTCCGGATGCCAGCAGGATGGGGTGCGACAACTGCCGCGCGCGCAGAGCTCCACATCGAGCATGTCGACGGTCAGCGCAGCGTCATTCGTACAGACGCTTCGTGGTCGAGCGCGCGCACCGTCATCACGCGGGCTAGCCTCATGGACGGTGAGACAGTCGACCTCACGGCCGCCATGGACGAAGCCGAACCCGCGCGAGTCAGCCAAGTCGACGCCCCGCCAATCACCTGGTCTCCTGCGCCGCCAATCCGCGTCATCGAGAGTAGGACGCCCGTCTCGCTTACTCAGCTGCGCGAAGGAGTGTGGGTCGCTGATTTCGGACAGAACGCCTCTGGCTGGCTGAAGCTCACCGACCTCGGACCCGCCGGCACGCGCACAATCGTCGATTACGGCGAGTTCGTAGCGGCGAACGGTGACCTCTCTACCTCGCATCTCGACTCCACCCGGCCGGGAGAGCCGCCCGTCACGTTCGTACAGCGCGACGAGGTGACATCTGATGGGTCGCAGGCCGTGTTCGAGCCGCGTCACACAGTCCACGGGTTCCAGTACGCGCGCATCAGCCGCGAAGATGCGCCTCTCGACGCCGCATCCGTATCGATGCAGATTGTGCACACTGACCTGCGCCGAGTGGGTGAATTCGAGAGCAGCGCTGGAGACCTCAACCGGCTGCACGAGATCGCTGACTGGAGCTTCCGTGGAAACGCGGTCGACGTACCAACAGACTGCCCGACCCGCGAGCGGCTGGCATGGACCGGCGACTACCAAGTGTTCGCCCCCACGGCGACGCGGTTGTTCGACGTACTCGGATTCACGCGGAAGTGGCTGCAGTCAGTCCGGGACGACCAGCTTGCCGACGGCCGTATCGCGAACTTCTCGCCAGACGGTCGACGCATCAAGAACAAGTTGGACGACCAGTTCGCGCAGATGACCGGATCCGCCGGTTGGGGCGACGCCATCGTGGCTGTGCCCTGGGAGATGTACCAGTCGTACGGCGACACCGAGATACTCGCCGAGAACTGGGACGCGATGACGCGCTGGGTCGAATGGGCGCTGGGCTCGGCTCGAACAGCGCGCCACCACTCGCGCGAGCAACGCTCACCCGAACCCGCGGCTCACGAGCAGTTCCTCTGGGACGGCTCCTTCCACTGGGGCGAGTGGATTGAACCAAAAGAAAAGGATGCCGACGGCAACCCCATCAACCCTGTTCAGCAGAACCCGATGGCCTGGTTCATGGCTGACAAGGGAGAGGTGGGTACGGCGTACCTCCATCGCTCCACCCTCACCCTTGCGCGGATCGCTCAGCTCTTGGGAAACGACGACGCTTACGCTCGATACGCATCCCTGTCGGAGCGCATCCTGCAAGCTTGGCGCACCGAGTTCCTGCGAGCAGACGGCCGCACAACAACCGACACCCAAGCCGCCTACGTCCGCGCAATCGCGTTTGGCCTCATCCCCGATGAGCTACGGGCCGCAGCTGCCGCCCGCCTCGTCGAACTCATCAGATCCGCCGACACTCACCTCGGCACCGGCTTCCTGTCGACAGGAGATCTCCTCCCCGTACTTGCGGAGAATGGATACGGCGACGTCGCCTACGAGCTCCTTTTGCAGCGGACCGCGCCCTCCTGGCTCTACATGGTGGACCGCGGCGCCACGACGATCTGGGAGGAGTGGGAGGGGATCGATGACAAGGGCAACGCTCATGAATCCCTCAACCACTACAGCAAGGGCGCTGTCATCCGGTTCCTTCACACCCATGTGCTTGGCCTGCGCCAGGAGTCGTCATCTGTGGCCTGGGAATCGTTCCGCGTGGCCCCGGTGCCTGGGGGAGGCCTGACGTGGGCCCGCGGGCACCACGACGGCCCACAAGGCCGAATCGAGGCGTCTTGGAAGCTCGAAGGCGACGACCTTGAGGTGACGGTTGTCGTGCCTCCGGGGTCGTCCGCGCGAGTCGTCTTCCCCTCCGGACGCACCGAAGTTGCGGGGGCAGGGCGCTCAACGTTCAGGAGTCGCTAA